TTCCTCGAGCAGTCTGCTGAGGTTTGCACGGATGAGCGCAAGTTGAGCTGCACCATTAGGCAAGATGCGGAACTTGCCCTGGAAGCCAAGCGCGAGACATAGCGACATTAGCGTGAGCTTATCCGCATTCTGTTTCGGCTCGCGCTCCAGCTGCGCCAGGAGATCAAAGAAGCGTTCACCGCCGCAGGCTTCGTTGAACATAAGGCTGACGAGCGTGTTACGCGCCCACGCATCTCCCCCGCTCCAGGCCGCGTTGAGCGCCAGGTCATCGAACGTCGCAGCAAGGGCGTAACAGGCAGCGGCGCGGGTGCCCACATCCAGCTCGCTGTGGGTCCCGATACGGCGAATCTCGGCAGCGAGGCAATCACGCAGCGCGCCGACATCGCGGGGCGTGAAGCTCGCGAACCGCCCGGCCAGCCAGGTTAACTGCGCCGCGCTCGCGAGAAGGGGGGTATGCGCAGCAGCAGCGAACGCTCGCGCGACATCCAGACTATTCTCGTCTGGACCGAATGGGGCGGACATCGCCGCCATTGGCGACGGGAAGATCGACCGCTCTCCCGGCAAGGACGGGGCCGACGGCGCAAGCTGCTGCGCGGAGGGCGCCGGAGTGGCGAAAGGATTGTCGGTGCGCATCCGCCCTAGCCCCGCAAGGCCCATACCTCAAGGGTGAGACCCGGGAACTCCCCCGTCACATGGAGGGCAAGGCTCTCTGTCGCTTCGACCTGCTTCCATAGCGGGCCAGTGCGGTCACATTCGAAATAGCAGTTGCCGGGACTGAAGGGGATCTGCCGCGGCGCGACCGGCAACGGCCGCAGCTTCATGCCCGGAAGCGCGGCATTCGCGAGATGCTGGATCTGATCCCCAGAGCCGATCTTGAGCTGTGCCGGGAGCCTTTGGATAAGTGTTTCTGCCTCGATATCCGCCCGCGCCGCCACGACTATGGCTGCGTCCGCGAATAATCTTGGGTGATGCAAGCTGTGATCATCAGTTGCTACGATACGAATTCCATCTCCCGCGTCGACGAGCGGGATAAGGACAGCACCACGATCCGGAACCCCTCCGAGATAAAGGCGAATTGCGGCGAGGAGCGGCAGGAAGCTGCGTGCGGGATCGTCATGGCTGTAGCGATAGCTGTCGGCCATCGGTGCTGCTGGCGTGACGATTGCCGCCAGCTCGCCGACAAGCCCGAGCAGAAGCTGAAAGACCGTCTCTGGATGGTGGAGGCCATGCTGGTTGATGTGCTGCAGCTGCAGCCGATGCCGATTGATGCTCTGGAGCAACAGGAGTTCGGCAGGCCCGGTTGTGTCCAGTCCTGACCGCAGACGGCCAGTAAGCCCTTCGGCACTCTGGCTGAGGAGCCCCTCAGCCTCGATAAGCAGACCCGAAACGGGCGGCGACGCGGCGATCACGAGCGCTGGGGGGCTGTGCAGATCGTCAAGCTGCACACCAGTCGCGGCGTCGACGCTGGCTATGCGCGCCACCGGCAGCGAAAGGTCGGAAGGCGGCGCTGCAGGCGTGCCGAGGGCGTAGCGCAGGCGCAGCTTGCCAATATCGATCTCCGCTGTGCCACCGTGCAGGCTATGCGTATCCAGTGCGGAGATCGAGACGGTCCGGCACCGGGCGGACGGGACCTCCTCCTCCGAAGCGGTAATTTCGATCGAGCCCGAGCTGCGCGGCGGCAGCGTGAGATAGACGAAGGCTCCATTCGCGGATGGTGTCAGCGGCAGAGGTGCGAGCCGTCCATCGCCATCCTGAAGGGAAAAGGCCGTTCCATCCTCGAAGACACCTGCACATTGGCGCAGGCCGAAATGGCGCGTCGCCAGCAGCTCGCGATCAATATCGATATGCGTCACGCCCCACCCATAAGGCCGCAGGACATGACAGCGACGACGAATGAGTTGTTCTAGATAGCGCGTCTCCTGCTGGAAATGTTGTGGCCGGATAAACATCCCTTCCGACCATGAAACCTTGCTATACTCAGACATTTAATGGGATTGCCTCAAAAGAATTACTCGCGCATTAGGAAAAGCCGATAGGCGAGCCCCTGCTGAGCTGAGAGCCAACCGCCCGCGGCAACGTTAGCGCGCGGGCTGAACCACGATGCCGGAGCCGTCAATGGCGATCGCCACTTTGGCATCCTTACCCGGCTGAGTTTGAAAACTGCTGCGCCATTGCAACCTGTCGAAATGCGCAAAACCGGCGATGACGCCAAGCGCGCTCGTCTGCGCGGCCAGCTTGCCCGAGACGGCCTTACGGGCACCCGGTGATACGACCGTCGAATGTGTAGCTAGCAAACTATCACCAAGTGTTTGTTTCCCTTTGGTATATAAGCTGTCGAAGTTGGCGTCTTGAAAGGGCGTCAGAGACGAGAGCTCGAATATCTCGACAACAACGGGCGAGGCCCGGCCATCGTCATCGGGATTTACTGTTGGCCCGGCAACGATCGTCGCGTCCAACATCGCCGCGCGTGATGGCGCATTCGAGGCGCAGCCGCCCAGCGCAATGGAGGAGAGGCATGTCATGATGCACCCAAGCGTATATCGCCGTGTTAAGCTGCCAATGTATCCGTCGGATAGTCTTAAAAAAGGCCCTTTGCCTTGAGCATTGCCTCGCCATGCAGTCGTGCCTGTCCCGCGCCACCGTCGCGCTTCACGAAATCTCACGCGCGAGGATCGTGCGCAAAATATGCAGCACCATCGGCACGCATGCGGCTGGTCCATATCGCTAATCTTCCCAGGAACGTGTGTCCGGCATCCGGAACGGCTGCATGGCGGGCTCTATCTTAAATGCTGCGAATGCGACGATGCGTGTTTTTCGTCTCTCATTCTGCGCACCGCGTAAATCAATCGTCGAAACCTTTCCTCCAAAGTATTAAATTCCGTATTTAAAGATAAGACGTCAAACGCATTAATTTCAGCAGAGCGTGCATTGCAATACGCGCGTATATCGTGCCGGTGTCCAATGCGGAGCAAGTGGAGGATCTGGATGCCGGCTGCGGCTAGAATGGGTGACTTGGTAAGGCAGACATCGCCGCATTGCCACGCCCCGATCCACCCTGCGGCGCCGGTGCCAGCGCCTTGCGCCCATCCGGCTATGCCGCTGGCCTTGCTAAAAGGTGAGCCGACAGTGCTCATTGGCGGTCTTCCCGCAGCGCGTCTTGGCGATGTTTCCGCGCCTTGTGTGATGGCCGGTTGCCTGCCAGGAGGCCCGGGAGTAGTTTCCGGCGCGTCATCGACCGTATTCATTGGCGGATTGCCCGCCGCGCGCGTGGGCGATGAGACCCTGCATGCGGCCTGCGTCGCGCCCATTCCGGCGCCAACAGGGCGTATTCAGTCGCCGGGATGTCCGACGGTGCTGATCGGCGGTTAGCAATGCGCCTGGTTCATTATGAAGCCCTGTCTCCGCGGTGTCCCGGCTGTTTGGCGCGGTGGCGTGAGGATATAGCCACATCCCCGCCCGCGCCGTTGCGACTGTTGCCGGGCAGCGCCAGCATAGATCAAGATGTTCAGTCGGGGGTCTTGCGTTGTCCGGAGTGTGGTGGCGGTTATCCAATCATCGAGGGCTTGCCGATTTTGGTGAAAGATCCGGCAACGTTCTTGTCGGAACAGCTCGTCTACGCCCTTCTCCCCCAGGACTGGCCCGCTGCGCTGCAGGATTGGTTCGGCGAGGCGTTCGCCCAATCCAGCTGGTTTCCGACCATGCAGCGCCACCTCTCGACTTATGGCTGGGATCATTACGGCGCCGGTCCTGATGCGGCGGCCAGCGCCGGCAATCCGCAGCCGGGTGGCGTGCTTGCCTGTCTTTCGGCCGGTCTCGATGGAATGCCCAGTCTGCCGCAGGGACCTGTCGTCGATGTTGGTTGCGCCTGTGGCCGTGCAACCTTCGCGCTGGCCCAGCGTACGGACGCGCTCGTGCTGGGGCTGGACATCAGCATCCCATTGCTACGCCTTGCCCAGCAAGCACTGAGGGGGGGCAAGATCACATATCCGTTGCGGGATATTGGTAACCGCTTCAGTATTCAGGCGATCGCCGCGCCACTCCCGCGCCGTGAGAACGTTGATTTTTGGGTTGCGGACGCGCATCACCCCCCGTTTCTGCCTGCGTCCTTCGGGTGTTTGGCCGCGCTCAATCTGCTGGACTGCGTTGCAGATCCCGCTCAAGCCCTCAGATCAATGTGTGAAATGATGACAGAGGATGGCTTGGCTGTCCTCAGCATTCCCTACGATTGGGGAGAGGCTGCGACGCCGATGAGCAAGTGGATCGGCGGGCGCATGGAAAATGATGCATCAGCACACGATCCGGAATCTGTACTGCATAAATATATCACCGATATGGGATGTTGCATTCTCAAGGATATCAAGCGTCAGCCCTGGCGTTTGCGAATCCATCGCCGTTCCACGGTGTGCTATGATAGTCATGTGTTGCTGGTAAGATGGCGGGAAGCAGCGCAATGAGGATGGCGGCGCGAGACGCGCCTCCCAATCGGCACGTCACAACTATATATCGCTATAACATGCTTGAATATCCTGTATATCAACGAAGAGTTGCGCTTTGCGCTTAATGTATTGTAGCAGGGTTTCGGGGGGTGCATTTCCCGATGCGGCGTCATATTCTCGATTCCGGTATCGAATTCTGTTGAGGGATTGAGTGTATGTCGATATATCTCAAGCACGATAAGATAAAAGGATCTGTGACGAACCCCGAGTTTAAGGGGGCTCTCGAGCTTACAAGTGTGGAATGGGGGGTTGGGCGGTATATCGGCCAGAAGGTCGGGAACTCGGCCAATCGTGAGGCCGGCGAGGCGACCATCAGCGAGGTCCATATTCGTCGTAAGGTCGATGGAAGCTCTCCGACGTTGTTCGAGCATGCGTCCAAGATAAAGGACGCGTTCAAGGTCGAATTGATCTTCATATCGTCGGGGAATTCAACCTATCTCCGCATAGAGTTGGAGAACGCCATGCTTTCCTCTTATTCTTTTACGGGGCGTGGTGATAGCGAAGACGAAGAGAATTTCTCCATCTCCTTCACGAAGATGGAATATAAATATATCACGCGAGGTGCCGACAATAAGCCTGGAACCAATATCGTCGGATCTTTTGATGTCGCCGCGGCGGCTTGACAGCGTCAGGTGATGAGCGCGACAGAACCATGGATGCACATCGAGGGGCCGCTGGAGGAGGGCTGTCTCAAGCCCTGCACCCTCAGATGCGAGGAGGGGCTGTCGCGCCCTTTCGATCTGCGGATCGAGGCGCTGTCATCCAGAAGTTTTATCGAGCCTGGTGCCCTGCTCGGGCGGGTGGTAACGGTGTTTGTCGCTAACCCGACTGGCCAGAAGCGTATGTTCTCTGGAGTTGTACAGGATTTCTGGCTCGGCAATCTCGTCGGTCGTGGTCAACGCCTGATCACACTCGCCATCGTGCCGCGCTTTGTTTTCCTGAGACAAGCGCGGGACAATCGTGTCTTCCAGGATATGACGGTTGCCGATATCTTAAAACGTATTCTCCATCAGGATCACGGTCAGGACGTTGAATATGTGTCATCCGCAAGCAGTGGCAGGCGCGACTATATTGTCCAGTACGGAGAGACAACCTTCGATTTCGTGGAGCGGCTTCTCGCTGAAGAGGGCTTGTTCTATTATTTTCGGCATGAGCGCGGTCGCCACGTCATGGTCATCGGGGACGACGAGGCCGCTTTCATGGATCATCCAGATGGCGATTTGCATTTCAGCGCCAATGCGCCTGTAGGCGGCGGTTTGAGCGCATGGGGCTCCGGGTTTGTCGCCCATGCGGGGCGCCATACGATTGGCGGTTTTGATGAGTTGAAGCCTGCCGGAACGGTTCGCGAGACAGCAACTGCACATCAGACGATTGAGCCAATGGCGGCGATCGAGTGGTATGACTATCGCGGCCTCCCCCTGCGTGACGGCGCCGCGGCAGTCGCCGCCCGTCGCGGTATGGAGCGTGACGAGGCCAAGTTTCAGAGCGCGCGTGGCGAAAGCCTCCATGCTCGCCTCGCGCCCGGCATACGCTGTAAGCTAGCCAAGCATCCGGTGAGCGCCGAATGTGGCAAAGCCTGGGTTGTGGCAGAGGTCAGACACGAGGCGGCCGCCGGGGCTGGGTCCCCCGATGGCGGGGAAACGTTCTATCGCAACAGCTTTATCGCCGTACCGGCTGATATGCGTTTCCGGCCGCAGCTGCGGGAACCGCGGCGCATGCCGGGATTGCAGACAGCTATTGTTGTCGGGCAGGCCGGTGAGGATATCGTTTGCGATGAGCATGGCCGCATCAAGATTCAGTTCCATTGGGATCGCGATGGAAAGAAGGACGAGCATAGCTCATGCTGGGTTCGCGTGATGCAGTCTGTAGCCGGTAATCGGTGGGGCTCCATTTTTATTCCGAGAGTAGGCCAGGAAGTCGTCGTTCAGTTCCTCGAAGGCGATCCGGATAGACCGCTCGTGATTGGAGCGCTTTATAACGGTGACAATCATCCGCCGTGGGATTTGCCGGCGGGAAAGACGCAGTCCGGTATCGCGACGCGGACCGTTCCAGGCGGCCAGATGGCCAATGCCAACATCCTGCGGTTCGACGATAAGAAGGGCTGTGAGGAGGTGTTGCTTCGCGCGGAGCGCGACACTCGACGGGAGACCGGCCGCGACGAGGTCGTCACGATTGGACATGATCAGTCGATTAGCGTCGACAACGATCGGAAGCTGACGATCAAAAACGGAAGCGAAAGCGTTATTATATCCAAGGGAGACAGGAATGTATCGCTGGCGGAGGGGAAATACACGCTGAAGGCGGCGACATCTATTATCTTGTCTTGTGGCGACAGTTGCATCGAGATGTCACCAACCGGCGTGACGATCAAAGCCAACGCGGTTACGATCCACGGAAAAACTAAGATCGATATTGACGGCGCCGTGACAAACGTAAAAGGACAATCCTCCGTCGTCGTCAGCGGCGGGGTCGTTCGTATAAACTAGACTTGCCGTTTATACGATAGGTTCTATTGATATTGAGCGTAGGCTGGTCTGTGAACTTCGACAATTTGTTTAAGATTGCCGACATATCGACGGTGTCTTGTATCGCAAATGCGGGCCTCGCGGCTCCGGCCGTCTCGCCCGCTCTGGAAGCGGCCGCCGCACCGCGGGCCTATATTGCGCAGCTGGTCGACGCCGGTCTTTGGTCCGATGCTATCCGGTTTCTCGCCTTCGCCCTGCCAATGCGAGAAGGTGTGTGGTGGGCCTGCCTCTCTGCACGTCGCGCCGCGTCGGGTGGGCTGAGGAGTGAGGGGGCGGAACGAGCCGCGATAGCCGCGGCGGAGGCATGGGTGTGGGCGCCCGCTGAGGAGGCGCGACGCGCTTGTCTCGCCGCCGCGGAGGCCATGGCCTATGACGGCCCGGCCGGCTATGCAGCGCTCGCCGCTTACTGGACAGGCAACCTGGCACCGCCCGATCAGCCGGAGATTCCGCCGGATGCGCGATTGGCGCCGACAGCGGTGGGGGCTGCGGTTCTGCTGGCCGCTCTCGGCCGCTGCGGTAACGAGGTCGAGGCGCATTATCGGCTCGCCGTGGCTGAGGCGCTTGATATCGCGCGTGGTGGCGATGGCCGTGACATGCGCGCGCTTTCACCGGAGTATGCCGGATGACGGTCGGCATCGTGGATATCAACACGATCGTGGCACCCTTTGCCGGCGAACAGCCGGCCGGATTCGATACACGCGGTGACAGCACTGCATCGGTGAGCTACCACGAGTTGAAGGACGCCCGCGCTGCGGCCCGCGCCGCGGAACGTCGCGCGGCCTATGATGAAGAGAGTGCCAGCGCGAGTTCGGCAGAGGCAGTTCAGGCTTGGCGGATTGTCGCAGCGCAGGCGGTGCAACTGCTTGCCACGGCCAGCAAGGATCTCGAGGTTGCAGCCTGGCTAAGCGAGGCTTTGCTGAGACTGCACGGGTTCGCGGGCCTGCGCGACGGTTTTCGTGTGATTGCGGGACTTGTCGAGACGCATTGGGAGGATCTGCACCCTCAACCAGACGAGGATGGTCTGCAGCGCAGGTTGGCGGGCATCGCCGGGCTAAATGGCGAAGGCATGGAAGGGACACTCATCGCACCCATCCGCCTGGCGGCGCTTGTCCCCCACGCATCGGGTGACTTCGCGTTGTGGCACTATGAGCGCGCTGCCCGGATGGAGCGGCTGAGCCCCGTGTCCGCGCGGGAGGCGGCAATCGCCGAGGCTGGATTCAGTCTCGAAACGGTTGCCATGGCGGCGCGCGCCCTGCCTCGGAGTAGCGCAAGTGAAATCTTCGGATCTGTCGTCGACGCCCATGCTGCCGTGAAGGCAGCGGGCGCGGCATTGGATGAGGCGGCGGGAGGAGCGGCGCCATCACTGCGGCAGATCCTGAATGTTCTGGAAGAGGTCCGAGAGGCGTGTTGCTATCTTGGACTTGCCCCCGGTGACGGCGCGACTGGTGAAGAAGAAGACCTGCCGGTGGAAGCCTCGCAAGCATCTCAGGACGGTTGTACGCAAGGCGGCTACACGAGCCGCGATGCGGCTATCGCTGAAGTCGTCCGCATCGCCGCTTATCTGCGCCGGATCGAGCCGCATTCACCGATCTCGTACACCCTGGACGAGGCCGTGCGGCGCGCGCGCCTGCCACTGATGGATCTCCTCCCGGAGTTGATCCCAGACAGGGACGCGCGCCGCCTGTTTCTGATGGCAGCCGGTATCAACCAGATGGATGACGACCGCGAATAGCCAGGCCGAACTGCGTGCGGGAATTAAGAGCGCACGCAAAGCGATGCAAGGAGCTCAGAATGACGGATGGAATTCATCAGAAGCTGGCGCGCGTACGTAAGCCGCGTGTTCATGTTACATACGATGTCGAGGTCGAAGGCGCCGTCGTTCAGAAGGAACTTCCTTTCGTCGTAGGCGTCATGGGTGACTATGCCGGCGATGCCGCGGCCTCCCTGCCGCCTTTGCGCGAGCGCAAGTTCGTGCAGATCGACCGTGACAATTTCAATGATGTCATGGGCCGCGTCGCACCAGCCCTTTCGTTGCGTGTTGACAATACTCTCACGCAGGAAGGGGACAGCTTTTCGGTCGATCTTGCCTTCCGCACCATGGAGGATTTCGAGCCAGCCAATGTTGTTGCGCAAATCGAGCCGCTGCGACGCCTCCTGGAAGCGCGCAATCATCTGCGCGATCTCATGGGAAAAATAGATAGGTCCGAGAATCTGGAGCTTCTGCTCGAGGACGTGTTGCAGAGCCAGCAAAAAATACTGGCGCTGTCGTCAGAGCTCGGCATCGAAAAACCCGAAGATGGGAAGGAGTAGCTTCAATGTCCGAGACAGAAACAAAGGTTGAAGTTCTCTCGCCTGAGGCTGCTGACTGCGGCATCCTGGGGTCGATCGTTGTCGCGACCCCACAGACGGACCCGGACCGTGCGACGGAGCTGACGCGGACCCTCGTGCGCGAGGCGATGCGCGGCACTGTGACCTACGATCGCAATCTTGTCAGGACGCTGAGTTCCGCGATCGAGCGCATCGACCGGGAGCTGTCGCGGCAGCTGGCAGCCGTCACCCAGCATCCGGCATTTCAGAAGCTGGAAGGATCCTGGCGAGGTCTGCATCACCTCGTCTTTAACTCAGAGACGGGAAGCAACCTCAAGATCAGGATGATGAATATCAGCAAGCCTGAGTTGCACAAATCCCTCACGACTGCCGTAGAATTCGACCAGAGCGTGATATTCAAGAAAATCTACGAAGATGAGTTTGGCACCCCTGGTGGGGAGCCTTATGCGGTCCTCATCGGGGACTACGAGTTCTCGGCGAGCGCCAGCGATGTCGAGACGCTGAGCGGTATGGCACAGGTGTCAGCTGCATCCTTTGCCCCGTTCATCGCAGCAGCGGCGCCGACTATGTTCGGCTTGACGGATTATACGGAACTCTCCCGACCGCGCGATCTCTCCAAGATCTTCGAGAGCCACGAATATATAAAGCTGAAAAGCTTCCGTGAAAGCGATGACGCACGCTTCGTGACCCTCGTCATGCCACGCGTACTGGCCCGGCTGCCGTATGGAAAGAACGGCCGGACGATCGACGCGTTTGATTTCGATGAGGCCGATCGTGAGGTGAGCAGGCCGGGGACGCCTCTGTCGCACGATCAATTCACCTGGATGAATGCTGCCTATGTCCTCGGCACGCGCCTGACGGATGCGTTCGCCAACCACGGCTGGTGCACAGCCATTCGCGGCGCAGAGGGCGGCGGCAAGGTTCGGGCCTTGCCGAGCTACGCCTTTGTCAGCGACGACGGCGATATCGATCAGCAGTGCCCGACAGAGATCGGCATTACAGACCGGCGCGAGGCAGAGCTCTCGCGGCTGGGTTTTCTCCCTCTGTGCCACTACAAACATACAGACTATGCCGTGTTCTTCGGCGCGCAGAGCCTGCAGAAGCCGACAGTCTATGATCGGCCGGAAGCGACCGCGAACGCGGCCATTTCAGCACGGCTTCCCTATGTCATGGCCATGTCGCGCTTCGCGCATTTCCTGAAGGTCATGGCGCGTGACAAGGTTGGCTCTTTTGTTGAGGCCAGCGAGTGTGAGGCTTGGCTCAATCGCTGGATCATGAACTACGTTAACGGCAACGAAGGCGCGACCCAGGACGTTAAGGCCAAGTATCCGCTGGCAGAGGCCAAGGTATCCGTGCGGGAAATACCCGGGCAGCCCGGCTCCTATCACGCCATTGCATGGCTGCGTCCATGGCTGCAGATGGAAGAACTGACGACGTCCATGCGTCTCGTAGCGCGTATTCCGCGGATTGAATGAGCGAAATGCCAGTGCGGAAGAGCGAGCGCGGCGAGATTGAGCGCGCGCGCCTGCTCAGCGAGCTGGGGCGTCTTGTCGCGTGGATCGATGCGAGGATGGGGGCGCAGGTTGACGCGGTGCTGCACCATCCGCGTTTCCAGAAGCTCGAAGCGGCTTGGCGCGGGCTCGCCTATCTCGTTGGTCATGGGTTCCGGCATCGTTCCATCGTCATACGCATGCTCACGATAACGCATGATGAGCTGGCAAAAGATGTTGCGCAGGCGCTGGAAGTCGATCAGACGCAGCTTTTCCGCCTGATCCATGCCGAAGAATTCGACATGCCTGGTGGGCTTCCCTATGGCCTGCTGCTGGCTGATCTGCCGGTGCCGAATGCGGCTCCCGTCGAGGGGCGTGGGGACGACCTCGGGTGGGTAGCAGGGCTTGCCGCGGTCGGCGCGGCAGCCTTCGCCCCGGTTATCGTCCCGGCGGCCGCCTCGCTTTTCGGAATATCGTCTTTCAGCGAAATGTCGGCGACAAGCGATATCGAGGCCTTGCTGGCGGATGGGGATCATCGACGCTGGCAGGCGTTGCGGAAGAGTGATGAGGCGCGTTTTCTCGGTGTGGTCGTGCCGCGCGTGCTCATGCGCGCGCCCTATCGGCAAGAGGGTCGCCTGCGCCATGGTTTCTCCTACAGCGAGAGCCTGGCGCGGGGGCATGATGCCTTTCTTTGGGGCAGCGGAATCTACGCTTTTGCTGCACGCGTGGTCGATGTATTTGCCCGGCACGGATGGCTCGGCGACCTCACCGGCACCGGGAGCGAGGAGGACAGGCGGGGTTTGATCGCCGATCTTCCGAACGCTCCATTCGGGCTCGGCCACTGCGACGGTGATGGCATCGGCTTCGAACGGCGTGGGGTCGAGATCAACCTGTCCGACCACCTGGCGCATCGCCTGGCCGATTGCGGCTTCATCGCGCTTACGCCTTGTGCCTACAGGCCATGGCTCGCCATCTTTGATTGTCCCGCACTCGGCATCGGTGCTGCCCGTGGGCCGACACACACGGCAGATAGGATCGCCGGCATGCTGCCGCATATTCTCAGCCTTTGCCGTTTTGCACACTACATCAAGGTCATCGCACGCGATAGGATCGGCAGTTTCACGGACGTTGGACGTTTCGAGGATTACCTGGGTGGTTGGCTGAAGTCCTATTGCATCGGAAATCCCGATGCGAGTGCTGCGCAGAAGGCTCGCTACCCCCTGAGAGAGGCGCAGTTGCGGATCCGAGCCGTGCCAGGCCGTCCGGGAGCGCTCGCCTGCGTCATCCATCTCGTTCCGCATATCGAGCCGCGACAGGCTGTCGTCGGTTTCGACCTTTACACGGAATTCGAAGGCCGCGTCGACAACCAGGCGCGGCCTGCGTGAAAGGGCGGATCCCATGAGTTCCTCGCGTCAATCCGGAGCGGCGGAGCAATTTCCCGCTTCCCTAAGAGAGCGGCTGGCGATCGATGGCGTTGTCCACGTCGACTTCATGCGCCTGCGCGATCGGCTGCGCGGCGACATCGAAGTGGTATTGAACACCCGGCAGCCAGCGGGGCCGCTGCCGTCCGGTCTGCCGGAGTTGCAACGCTCACTCTTGTGTTTCGGCCTCGCGGATCCATCCGCCTCGAGCGTCGACGGGTCGGGCCGGGAGGCGTTCTGCCGCAAGATTGAGCAAAGCTTGCCCATCATCCTGCCGCAGCTCATGTCGGTCCGCGTTGAGGCCGTTGGTGAAGACCATCGAGAGAATACCTGTGTCCACCTGCGTATTAGTGCCGTTGTCTGTTTGGCGCTGGGCTCGCGAAGTCTGTTGTTCGATACCCGCTACACCCTTGATACCGGACGATTCACCGTAGAAAGCGCGGGAGAATAATGAACGATTTCCTGCGCGCTTATAACGACGAACTCGCGCATCTTCGGCAGGCGGGACAGCGCTTCGCAGCAGCGCACCCGGATATTGCCAGTCGTCTGCGCTTCAACGCTGAGCAGATC
This portion of the Chelatococcus sp. YT9 genome encodes:
- a CDS encoding PAAR domain-containing protein, which encodes MPLALLKGEPTVLIGGLPAARLGDVSAPCVMAGCLPGGPGVVSGASSTVFIGGLPAARVGDETLHAACVAPIPAPTGRIQSPGCPTVLIGG
- a CDS encoding type VI secretion system tube protein Hcp — translated: MSIYLKHDKIKGSVTNPEFKGALELTSVEWGVGRYIGQKVGNSANREAGEATISEVHIRRKVDGSSPTLFEHASKIKDAFKVELIFISSGNSTYLRIELENAMLSSYSFTGRGDSEDEENFSISFTKMEYKYITRGADNKPGTNIVGSFDVAAAA
- a CDS encoding methyltransferase domain-containing protein; this encodes MPILVKDPATFLSEQLVYALLPQDWPAALQDWFGEAFAQSSWFPTMQRHLSTYGWDHYGAGPDAAASAGNPQPGGVLACLSAGLDGMPSLPQGPVVDVGCACGRATFALAQRTDALVLGLDISIPLLRLAQQALRGGKITYPLRDIGNRFSIQAIAAPLPRRENVDFWVADAHHPPFLPASFGCLAALNLLDCVADPAQALRSMCEMMTEDGLAVLSIPYDWGEAATPMSKWIGGRMENDASAHDPESVLHKYITDMGCCILKDIKRQPWRLRIHRRSTVCYDSHVLLVRWREAAQ
- the tssI gene encoding type VI secretion system tip protein TssI/VgrG; this translates as MSATEPWMHIEGPLEEGCLKPCTLRCEEGLSRPFDLRIEALSSRSFIEPGALLGRVVTVFVANPTGQKRMFSGVVQDFWLGNLVGRGQRLITLAIVPRFVFLRQARDNRVFQDMTVADILKRILHQDHGQDVEYVSSASSGRRDYIVQYGETTFDFVERLLAEEGLFYYFRHERGRHVMVIGDDEAAFMDHPDGDLHFSANAPVGGGLSAWGSGFVAHAGRHTIGGFDELKPAGTVRETATAHQTIEPMAAIEWYDYRGLPLRDGAAAVAARRGMERDEAKFQSARGESLHARLAPGIRCKLAKHPVSAECGKAWVVAEVRHEAAAGAGSPDGGETFYRNSFIAVPADMRFRPQLREPRRMPGLQTAIVVGQAGEDIVCDEHGRIKIQFHWDRDGKKDEHSSCWVRVMQSVAGNRWGSIFIPRVGQEVVVQFLEGDPDRPLVIGALYNGDNHPPWDLPAGKTQSGIATRTVPGGQMANANILRFDDKKGCEEVLLRAERDTRRETGRDEVVTIGHDQSISVDNDRKLTIKNGSESVIISKGDRNVSLAEGKYTLKAATSIILSCGDSCIEMSPTGVTIKANAVTIHGKTKIDIDGAVTNVKGQSSVVVSGGVVRIN
- the tssA gene encoding type VI secretion system protein TssA gives rise to the protein MTVGIVDINTIVAPFAGEQPAGFDTRGDSTASVSYHELKDARAAARAAERRAAYDEESASASSAEAVQAWRIVAAQAVQLLATASKDLEVAAWLSEALLRLHGFAGLRDGFRVIAGLVETHWEDLHPQPDEDGLQRRLAGIAGLNGEGMEGTLIAPIRLAALVPHASGDFALWHYERAARMERLSPVSAREAAIAEAGFSLETVAMAARALPRSSASEIFGSVVDAHAAVKAAGAALDEAAGGAAPSLRQILNVLEEVREACCYLGLAPGDGATGEEEDLPVEASQASQDGCTQGGYTSRDAAIAEVVRIAAYLRRIEPHSPISYTLDEAVRRARLPLMDLLPELIPDRDARRLFLMAAGINQMDDDRE
- the tssB gene encoding type VI secretion system contractile sheath small subunit, whose amino-acid sequence is MTDGIHQKLARVRKPRVHVTYDVEVEGAVVQKELPFVVGVMGDYAGDAAASLPPLRERKFVQIDRDNFNDVMGRVAPALSLRVDNTLTQEGDSFSVDLAFRTMEDFEPANVVAQIEPLRRLLEARNHLRDLMGKIDRSENLELLLEDVLQSQQKILALSSELGIEKPEDGKE
- the tssK gene encoding type VI secretion system baseplate subunit TssK, with the protein product MSEYSKVSWSEGMFIRPQHFQQETRYLEQLIRRRCHVLRPYGWGVTHIDIDRELLATRHFGLRQCAGVFEDGTAFSLQDGDGRLAPLPLTPSANGAFVYLTLPPRSSGSIEITASEEEVPSARCRTVSISALDTHSLHGGTAEIDIGKLRLRYALGTPAAPPSDLSLPVARIASVDAATGVQLDDLHSPPALVIAASPPVSGLLIEAEGLLSQSAEGLTGRLRSGLDTTGPAELLLLQSINRHRLQLQHINQHGLHHPETVFQLLLGLVGELAAIVTPAAPMADSYRYSHDDPARSFLPLLAAIRLYLGGVPDRGAVLIPLVDAGDGIRIVATDDHSLHHPRLFADAAIVVAARADIEAETLIQRLPAQLKIGSGDQIQHLANAALPGMKLRPLPVAPRQIPFSPGNCYFECDRTGPLWKQVEATESLALHVTGEFPGLTLEVWALRG
- the tssJ gene encoding type VI secretion system lipoprotein TssJ, yielding MTCLSSIALGGCASNAPSRAAMLDATIVAGPTVNPDDDGRASPVVVEIFELSSLTPFQDANFDSLYTKGKQTLGDSLLATHSTVVSPGARKAVSGKLAAQTSALGVIAGFAHFDRLQWRSSFQTQPGKDAKVAIAIDGSGIVVQPAR